A single Methylobacterium sp. 17Sr1-1 DNA region contains:
- a CDS encoding circularly permuted type 2 ATP-grasp protein yields the protein MSEAPAEAGVPTPGRPGAPREDGPQGEGPQEDGSREDGPEERLARWTAGYAALPGLPDELLAPDGSRRPAWDRFLRHLAGLSDGEIAARLAAAGRHIHETGIAYRAYGEATERDWPIGALPLLIEGSEWQAIAAGVAQRAELLEAVLTDLYGDGALARAGLLPAAAAAGDPEFLRPLVGVAPPGGRHLHFYAADLARGPDGAWRVLADRTQAPSGAGHALENRLVMARALPEVYGALDVERVASFFQAFRDGLAAAATRAEPRIGLMTSGPYSDTYVEQAVLARYLGFSLVEGDDLLVRDRLVFIRTVAGLKRVDVLWRRIDGDFVDPLELNPASRLGAPGLVEALRSGAVAMGNMPGTGLVESAWLAASLPALCERLLGEPLRLPGLPTWWCGDADQRAAVLERFDSLAFRPAAAPAQGAFTSRAFGEGRDAAETARLRAVLRDRPGDLVAHEPVRLSTAPVWDGTRLVPRPFVLRVFAAATPEGWQVMPGGFCRISETPDVRPVAMGAGVRAADVWVLSASPTAAQASLLPPSDRVAVRRVPGLLPSRAADNLFWLGRHLERAEAVIRLTACLLDGAGSVSMAPEDRATSGRIRALLHAWGAVPSAEGPAATLAHHALSDGGQWGSGLSHALSARRNAASLRERLSGETWRALSALREVLEAPDGADSEAALLDRAERALSLTAALAGLAQENMNRAGGFAFVDMGRRVERAVNACRFALDFGGAGASTDDLGVLLDLVDSRISYGARYILGVALAPVRDMVLLDPYNPRSLAFQIERLAERLSGLPPLRQDGVAELPVRLVAGLSGEIAAAEAATLPLATVAEWEKRLWGIAEAVGARYFPGGSDAARPENLTTLA from the coding sequence ATGAGCGAGGCGCCGGCGGAGGCGGGGGTCCCGACGCCGGGCCGCCCCGGCGCGCCGCGAGAGGATGGACCGCAGGGGGAGGGGCCGCAGGAGGACGGCTCGCGAGAGGACGGGCCGGAAGAGCGGCTGGCGCGCTGGACCGCGGGCTACGCCGCCCTGCCGGGCCTGCCCGACGAGCTGCTCGCCCCGGACGGGTCCCGGCGCCCGGCCTGGGACCGGTTCCTGCGCCACCTCGCCGGGCTGAGCGACGGCGAGATCGCCGCCCGCCTCGCGGCGGCCGGGCGGCACATCCACGAGACCGGCATCGCCTACCGGGCCTACGGCGAGGCGACCGAGCGCGACTGGCCGATCGGCGCCCTGCCGCTCCTGATCGAGGGATCGGAGTGGCAGGCGATCGCCGCCGGGGTGGCGCAGCGCGCCGAATTGCTGGAGGCGGTGCTGACCGACCTCTACGGCGACGGGGCGCTCGCCCGGGCCGGCCTGCTGCCGGCGGCCGCCGCCGCGGGCGATCCGGAATTCCTGCGCCCCCTCGTCGGCGTCGCGCCCCCGGGCGGGCGCCACCTGCACTTCTACGCCGCCGACCTCGCCCGCGGGCCGGACGGCGCCTGGCGGGTGCTCGCCGACCGGACCCAGGCGCCGTCCGGCGCCGGCCACGCCCTCGAGAACCGCCTCGTCATGGCCCGGGCCCTGCCGGAGGTCTACGGCGCCCTCGACGTCGAGCGCGTCGCCTCGTTCTTCCAGGCGTTCCGCGATGGCCTCGCGGCGGCGGCCACCCGCGCCGAGCCGCGCATCGGTCTGATGACCTCGGGGCCCTACAGCGATACTTACGTCGAGCAGGCGGTGCTCGCCCGCTACCTCGGCTTCTCCCTCGTCGAGGGCGACGACCTCCTGGTGCGCGACCGGCTGGTGTTCATCCGCACCGTCGCGGGCCTGAAGCGGGTCGACGTGCTGTGGCGGCGCATCGACGGCGACTTCGTCGATCCCCTCGAACTCAATCCCGCCTCCCGCCTCGGGGCCCCCGGCCTCGTCGAGGCCCTGCGCTCCGGCGCCGTGGCGATGGGCAACATGCCGGGCACCGGCCTCGTCGAGAGCGCCTGGCTCGCCGCCTCGCTGCCGGCCCTGTGCGAGCGCCTGCTCGGCGAGCCCCTGCGCCTGCCCGGCCTGCCGACCTGGTGGTGCGGCGACGCCGATCAGCGCGCGGCCGTGCTGGAGCGGTTCGATTCCCTCGCCTTCCGGCCGGCGGCGGCGCCGGCGCAGGGCGCCTTCACCAGCCGGGCCTTCGGCGAGGGGCGCGACGCGGCCGAGACCGCGCGCCTGCGCGCCGTCCTGCGCGACCGGCCCGGCGACCTCGTCGCCCACGAGCCGGTGCGGCTCTCCACCGCCCCGGTCTGGGACGGCACCCGGCTCGTGCCCCGGCCCTTCGTGCTCCGGGTCTTCGCCGCGGCGACCCCGGAGGGCTGGCAGGTCATGCCCGGCGGCTTCTGCCGCATCTCCGAGACGCCGGACGTGCGCCCGGTGGCGATGGGAGCCGGGGTCCGCGCCGCCGACGTCTGGGTGCTGTCCGCCAGCCCCACCGCCGCCCAGGCGAGCCTGCTGCCGCCGAGCGACCGGGTGGCGGTGCGCCGGGTGCCCGGCCTCCTGCCGAGCCGGGCCGCCGACAACCTGTTCTGGCTCGGCCGCCACCTGGAGCGGGCCGAGGCGGTGATCCGCCTCACCGCCTGCCTCCTCGACGGGGCCGGCAGCGTCTCGATGGCGCCGGAGGACCGCGCCACCTCGGGCCGCATCCGCGCCCTGCTGCACGCCTGGGGCGCCGTGCCCTCGGCCGAGGGGCCGGCGGCGACGCTCGCCCACCATGCCCTCTCGGACGGGGGGCAATGGGGCTCGGGGCTCTCCCACGCCCTGTCGGCCCGGCGCAACGCGGCGTCGTTGCGCGAGCGGCTCTCGGGCGAGACCTGGCGGGCGCTCTCGGCCCTGCGCGAGGTGCTGGAGGCGCCGGACGGCGCCGATTCGGAGGCGGCGCTCCTCGACCGGGCCGAGCGCGCCCTGTCGCTGACCGCGGCGCTCGCCGGCCTCGCCCAGGAGAACATGAACCGGGCCGGCGGCTTCGCCTTCGTCGACATGGGCCGCCGGGTCGAGCGGGCGGTCAATGCCTGCCGCTTCGCCCTCGATTTCGGCGGGGCGGGGGCGAGCACCGACGATCTCGGCGTGCTGCTCGACCTCGTCGATTCCCGCATCTCCTACGGGGCGCGCTACATCCTGGGCGTCGCCCTGGCGCCGGTGCGCGACATGGTGCTGCTCGACCCCTACAACCCGCGCTCCCTCGCCTTCCAGATCGAGCGCCTGGCCGAGCGCCTGTCCGGCCTGCCCCCTTTACGCCAGGACGGGGTGGCGGAGCTGCCGGTGCGGCTCGTCGCCGGGCTGTCGGGCGAGATCGCGGCGGCGGAGGCCGCGACCCTGCCGCTCGCCACCGTGGCGGAATGGGAGAAGCGGCTGTGGGGGATCGCCGAGGCGGTCGGCGCCCGCTACTTCCCGGGCGGGTCGGACGCCGCCCGGCCCGAGAACCTCACCACCCTGGCGTGA
- a CDS encoding transglutaminase family protein produces the protein MLYRLRHLTAYAYRNPVGFARCTLRLAPAAGEGQALLSHEVVVEPAPPTATERTDFFGNRTVSLTVETPHREFRIDALSRVRVERPPLPDLAAGPAWEEVRERVLTWHGLGPDAALHFAAPSRRVPLLPEITDYARASFPPGGGAYAGAFDLMRRIREDFAFDSEATEVGTPLSQSFAGRRGVCQDFSHIMIAALRGLGLPAAYVSGYLRTLPPPGQPRLEGADASHAWVSVWCGEGWIGLDPTNGIGVQDDHIVVARGRDYGDVAPVAGIIAGSGAQSLRVAVDVVPEDEGGGPG, from the coding sequence ATGCTCTACCGCCTGCGCCACCTGACGGCCTACGCCTACCGCAACCCGGTGGGCTTCGCCCGCTGCACCTTGCGCCTCGCGCCGGCGGCGGGGGAGGGGCAGGCGCTCCTGTCGCACGAGGTGGTGGTCGAGCCCGCGCCGCCGACCGCGACCGAGCGCACCGACTTCTTCGGCAACCGCACGGTCTCGCTCACCGTCGAGACGCCGCACCGGGAGTTCCGGATCGACGCGCTCTCTCGCGTCCGGGTCGAGCGGCCGCCTCTGCCCGACCTCGCGGCCGGGCCGGCCTGGGAGGAGGTGCGGGAGCGGGTGCTGACCTGGCACGGCCTCGGTCCCGACGCGGCCCTGCACTTCGCGGCGCCGAGCCGGCGGGTGCCGCTCCTGCCCGAGATCACCGACTACGCCCGGGCGAGCTTCCCCCCCGGCGGCGGCGCCTATGCGGGCGCCTTCGATCTGATGCGCCGCATCCGGGAGGACTTCGCCTTCGATTCGGAGGCGACCGAGGTCGGCACGCCGCTCAGCCAGTCCTTCGCCGGGCGCCGCGGCGTGTGCCAGGATTTCTCCCACATCATGATCGCGGCTCTCAGGGGCCTCGGCCTGCCGGCGGCCTATGTCAGCGGCTACCTCCGCACGCTGCCGCCCCCGGGCCAGCCGCGGCTGGAGGGGGCTGACGCCAGCCACGCCTGGGTGTCGGTCTGGTGCGGGGAGGGCTGGATCGGCCTCGATCCCACCAACGGCATCGGCGTGCAGGACGACCACATCGTCGTCGCCCGCGGCCGCGACTACGGCGACGTCGCGCCGGTCGCCGGGATCATCGCCGGATCGGGCGCGCAGAGCCTGCGGGTCGCGGTGGACGTGGTGCCGGAGGACGAGGGGGGCGGGCCGGGCTGA
- a CDS encoding Crp/Fnr family transcriptional regulator — protein sequence MHQPGQTILRNRLLRAMAPEDLARVRPHLVPVALQLREVVIAPDAPADTLVFIETGMVSISTAHDDRRIEVGLVGSEGLVGAVPIALDCTTTPHVYFVQLSGEGLSIGREALCAALDESATLRRLLLRYVHTLIVQITQTAYAHASLSLESRLARWLLMCHDRTEGDELVLTHEFLSMMLGVQRAGVTLAIQNLEGAGRIRARRRRIEVLDRDKLLALTNGSYGTPEAEYARLIEGA from the coding sequence GTGCATCAGCCCGGACAGACGATCCTGCGCAACCGTCTCCTGCGGGCCATGGCGCCCGAGGATCTCGCGCGGGTGCGGCCGCACCTCGTGCCCGTCGCGCTCCAGCTGCGCGAGGTGGTGATCGCCCCGGACGCGCCGGCGGACACGCTGGTCTTCATCGAGACCGGGATGGTCTCGATCTCGACCGCTCACGACGATCGCCGGATCGAGGTCGGCCTCGTCGGCAGCGAGGGCCTGGTCGGCGCGGTGCCGATCGCGCTCGATTGCACCACCACGCCGCACGTCTACTTCGTCCAGCTCTCGGGCGAGGGGCTGAGCATCGGCCGGGAGGCGCTCTGCGCCGCGCTCGACGAGAGCGCGACCTTGCGCCGGCTGCTGCTGCGCTACGTCCACACCCTGATCGTCCAGATCACCCAGACCGCCTACGCCCACGCGTCCCTGAGCCTCGAGAGCCGCCTCGCGCGCTGGCTGCTGATGTGCCACGACCGGACGGAGGGCGACGAGCTGGTGCTCACGCACGAGTTCCTGTCGATGATGCTGGGAGTGCAGCGGGCGGGGGTGACGCTGGCGATCCAGAACCTGGAGGGCGCCGGGCGCATCCGGGCCCGGCGCCGGCGGATCGAGGTTCTCGACCGCGACAAGCTCCTGGCGCTGACGAACGGCAGCTACGGCACGCCGGAGGCCGAATACGCCCGCCTGATCGAGGGCGCCTGA
- a CDS encoding response regulator, with the protein MRRDDHHPTVLLVEEDPLVGLAVGDTLAEAGYRVAGPLGSQAEALAWMARGVPDLAILDLPLRDGDGSRLARALRESGVPFLVHADDARDAASCTELRPAPRLTKPAWHRDLVLVLGQLAREARP; encoded by the coding sequence TTGCGACGGGATGACCATCATCCGACGGTCCTGCTGGTCGAGGAGGATCCGCTTGTCGGCCTCGCGGTCGGCGACACGCTGGCGGAGGCCGGCTACCGGGTCGCCGGGCCGCTGGGGAGCCAGGCCGAGGCCCTCGCCTGGATGGCCCGGGGCGTACCGGATCTCGCCATCCTCGACCTCCCGCTCCGGGACGGCGACGGCAGCCGCCTCGCCCGGGCATTGCGCGAGAGCGGCGTGCCGTTCCTGGTTCATGCCGACGATGCGCGCGACGCCGCCTCCTGCACCGAGCTGCGCCCCGCGCCCCGACTGACCAAGCCGGCCTGGCACCGGGACCTCGTCCTGGTGCTCGGCCAGCTCGCCCGCGAGGCGCGACCATGA
- a CDS encoding Crp/Fnr family transcriptional regulator, producing the protein MLHPIVRKLAAYLPLDVEEQAALAGLSAGGQRVEGRHDLLVEGTAPDSAVLILEGIACRYRHRPSGSRQITGFLVPGDVCDPDFAHLGRINHSVGTLGACRVARIPREVLSGLVEGHPGIARALRYAKLAEEETTREWVMNIGCRSAVERVAHLLCELHERLRIVGWATKGGYDLALTQQDLADTTGLSNVHVNRVLRQLRLMRLVEVGGRRVDILDLPGLQAVAEFQADYLRPANG; encoded by the coding sequence TTGCTCCATCCGATCGTGCGCAAGCTCGCGGCCTACCTTCCCCTCGACGTGGAGGAGCAAGCCGCGCTCGCGGGTTTGAGCGCCGGCGGGCAGCGGGTCGAGGGGCGTCACGACCTCCTGGTCGAGGGGACCGCGCCCGACAGCGCCGTCCTGATCCTGGAGGGCATCGCCTGCCGCTACCGCCACCGCCCGAGCGGGTCGCGCCAGATCACCGGCTTCCTCGTACCCGGCGATGTCTGCGACCCCGACTTCGCGCATCTGGGCCGGATCAATCACAGCGTCGGCACCCTCGGCGCCTGCCGGGTTGCCCGCATCCCCCGGGAGGTGCTGTCCGGCCTCGTCGAGGGCCATCCCGGCATCGCCCGGGCCCTGCGCTACGCCAAGCTCGCCGAGGAGGAGACGACCCGCGAATGGGTGATGAATATCGGCTGCCGCTCGGCGGTCGAGCGGGTGGCGCACCTCCTGTGCGAGCTGCACGAGCGGCTGCGCATCGTCGGCTGGGCGACGAAGGGCGGCTACGACCTCGCCCTGACGCAGCAGGACCTCGCCGACACGACCGGCCTGTCGAACGTCCACGTCAACCGGGTGCTGCGCCAGCTGCGCCTGATGCGGCTGGTCGAGGTCGGCGGCCGGCGGGTCGACATCCTCGACCTGCCCGGGCTCCAGGCCGTCGCCGAGTTCCAGGCCGATTACCTGCGGCCGGCAAACGGCTGA
- the xth gene encoding exodeoxyribonuclease III: MRITTWNVNSVKQRLPHLLAFLAEAQPDVICLQELKCVDDAFPRTEIEEAGYVVATHGQKAFNGVALLARRPLPLQEIRRGLPGDAADEQARYIEAVIPTATVPVRVASIYLPNGNPVGTPKYDYKLAFMRRLQAHAVALRAREEVLVLAGDYNVIPEPEDVADPAAWANDALFLPQTRAAFRSLINEGFTDGLRACDGRPGVYSFWDYQAGCWPRNQGIRIDHLLLSPQALDRLVSASVQKHLRGLEKPSDHVPVTVELDVG, from the coding sequence ATGCGGATCACCACCTGGAACGTCAACTCGGTCAAGCAGCGTCTGCCGCACCTCCTGGCCTTCCTGGCCGAGGCGCAGCCCGACGTGATCTGCCTCCAGGAGCTGAAATGCGTCGACGACGCCTTTCCGCGCACCGAGATCGAGGAGGCCGGCTACGTGGTGGCGACCCACGGCCAGAAGGCGTTCAACGGCGTCGCGCTGCTGGCCCGCCGGCCGCTGCCGCTGCAGGAGATCCGCCGCGGCCTGCCGGGCGACGCCGCCGACGAGCAGGCGCGCTACATCGAGGCGGTGATCCCGACCGCGACCGTGCCGGTGCGGGTGGCCTCGATCTACCTGCCGAACGGCAACCCCGTCGGCACGCCGAAATACGACTACAAGCTCGCCTTCATGCGCCGGCTCCAGGCCCATGCCGTGGCTTTGCGGGCGCGGGAGGAGGTGCTGGTGCTCGCCGGCGACTACAACGTGATCCCCGAGCCCGAGGACGTCGCCGATCCGGCGGCCTGGGCGAACGACGCGCTGTTCCTGCCCCAGACCCGGGCGGCGTTCCGCAGCCTCATCAACGAGGGCTTCACCGACGGCCTTCGCGCCTGCGACGGCAGGCCGGGCGTCTACAGCTTCTGGGACTACCAGGCCGGCTGCTGGCCGCGGAACCAGGGCATCCGCATCGACCACCTGCTCCTGTCGCCGCAAGCCCTCGACCGCCTGGTCTCGGCCTCGGTGCAGAAGCACCTGCGCGGCCTGGAAAAACCCTCCGACCACGTGCCGGTGACGGTGGAGCTGGATGTCGGGTGA